From a region of the Corallococcus coralloides DSM 2259 genome:
- a CDS encoding F0F1 ATP synthase subunit epsilon gives MAKLTVEIVTPEKRILSVQADEAIVPGGEGLFGVRPGHTPFLSLVEPGTLTLIEAGKQDRYFVAGGFVEVSNDKVLVLADAAEHVNGIDVAGARRRMEEAQARLKDLNAADARYALEQAAVRREAARISAHESR, from the coding sequence ATGGCCAAGCTGACTGTCGAGATCGTCACCCCCGAGAAGCGCATCCTGTCCGTGCAGGCCGACGAGGCCATCGTGCCGGGCGGAGAGGGCCTGTTCGGCGTGCGTCCCGGCCACACGCCGTTCCTGTCGCTGGTGGAGCCGGGCACGCTCACCCTCATCGAGGCGGGCAAGCAGGACCGCTACTTCGTGGCGGGCGGCTTCGTGGAGGTGAGCAACGACAAGGTGCTGGTGCTGGCGGACGCCGCCGAGCACGTGAACGGCATCGACGTCGCGGGTGCCCGCCGCCGCATGGAAGAGGCCCAGGCGCGCCTCAAGGACCTGAACGCCGCGGACGCGCGCTACGCGCTGGAGCAGGCTGCGGTGCGCCGCGAGGCCGCGCGCATCAGCGCCCACGAGTCCCGCTAA